The region GCATGCGGGCGGGCAGCCCGATCAGCCGGACGCCGGAGAGCGGGTTGTCCACCGGGGCCGCGCCCGCGCCGATCGCGCCGACGGCCAGCACCAGCGAGCCGGTCGTGCCGAAGCGGCGCACGACGTCGAGCCGCCGCCGTTCGGTGCGGTCCAGCGGCTGGGGCGCTCCCGCCTGGTCTGCCTGCTCCGACGCCGGGGCGCTGCCGGGCGCGGTCTCTCCGGTTGCCTCACCTGCCACCACGATGACGAAGCGTAATCGGGCGACCGGTCCCATCCGCCGGGCACCGTCCGGGAGGCGCCGGCCACGGCGCGCCGGGCCGCGCGTGGCGCCGTTCACGGCGGGGGCCGCCGATGGTGAGACGAATCACGTGGTGGCTCCGCCCTCTGGTGCCCGCCGACTAAATAGGTAACATTTGTGTTGTGAAAAACGCCGGAACGCCTCAGCGGGCTGCGGCGGCCGACCAGGGCCCCGCGGCCCACCAGGTCGCGCCCGGGCAGCACGCCGACGGGCGTACCCGGCACGCGGTCGCACGGTTGCTGCTGGAACGCGGGCCGATCACCGCGGCGGCGGTCGCCGACGAGCTCGGCGTCAGCCCCACCGCGGTGCGCAGGCATCTCGACGTGCTGCTCGCCGAGGGCGAGGCGTACACGAGGGACGCTTCCGCTCGCGGTCGGCGCGGTCGGGGCAGGCCTGCGAAGCTGTTCCTGCTCACCGAGGTGGGCAGGGCGCGCTTCGGGCACGCCTACGACGACCTGGCGGTCGCGGCGCTACGGTTCATCGCCGAGACCGACGGGGAGCAGGCGGTGCGCGCCTTCGCCGAGCGCAGGATGGCCGCCCTGGTGGCCAACCACCACGAGGCGCTGGCGGCCAGCGGCAGCCCGGCCGAACGGGCCGAGGTGCTGGCCAACGCGCTCACCAGGGAGGGCTACGCTGCCTCGACGCGCCGCGTGGGCAGCGGTGAGCAGCTCTGCCAGCACCATTGCCCGGTGGCGCACGTGGCTGCGGACTTCCCGCAGCTGTGCGAAGCCGAGACGGCGGCGTTCGCCGAAGTCCTCGGCACCCACGTGCAGCGGTTGGCCACCATCGCCAACGGCGATGCGGTCTGCACGACGCACGTCCCGCTCGCTCGTTCCGAGCGCGGCGAGAGCAGTGCGCGAACCGATCCGAAGACTGCCGGCCCGGTCCCGAAGGACCGGCAGGAGACCGCCCCGATTCCTGATGGAGGGGAGCCCGTATGACTGCCGCTGCGGAGCAGCGCACACCCACCACGGTGCCGAACGCCTCTGGCCAGCTCAGCCAGGAGGAGACCCTGGCGACGCTGGGCAACTACGAGTACGGCTGGGCCGACCCGGACACCGCGGGCGCGAGCGCTCGACGCGGTCTCAACGAGGACGTCGTCCGGGAGATCTCGGCCAAGAAGGGCGAGCCGGAGTGGATGCTGGAGACCCGGCTCAAGGCTCTGAAGCTCTTCGAGCGCAAGCCGATGCCCAACTGGGGTGCCGACCTGTCCGGCATCGACTTCGACAACATCAAGTACTTCGTGCGCTCCACCGAGAAGCAGGCCCAGACCTGGGAGGACCTGCCGGAGGACATCAAGAACACCTACGACAAGCTGGGCATCCCGGAGGCGGAGAAGCAGCGCCTGGTCGCCGGTGTCGCCGCCCAGTACGAGTCCGAGGTCGTCTACCACAAGATCCGCGAGGACCTCGAGGCCCAGGGCGTGCAGTTCCTGGACACCGACACCGCGCTCAGGGAGCACCCGGAGACCTTCAAGGAGTACTTCGGCTCGGTCATCCCGGCCGGTGACAACAAGTTCTCCGCGCTCAACACCGCGGTGTGGTCCGGCGGCTCGTTCATCTACGTCCCCAAGGGCGTGCACGTCGACATCCCGCTGCAGGCCTACTTCCGGATCAACACCGAGAACATGGGCCAGTTCGAGCGGACGCTGATCGTGGTGGACGAGGACGCCTACGTCCACTACGTCGAGGGCTGCACCGCGCCGATCTACTCCAGCGACTCGCTGCACTCGGCGGTCGTGGAGATCGTGGTCAAGAAGGGCGCCCGCTGCCGCTACACGACCATCCAGAACTGGTCGAACAACGTCTACAACCTGGTCACCAAGCGCGCCAAGGCCGAAGAGGGCGCGACCATGGAGTGGGTCGACGGCAACCTCGGCTCCAAGGTGACCATGAAGTACCCGTCGGTGTTCCTGATGGGCGAGCACGCCAAGGGCGAGGTGCTCTCGGTGGCCTTCGCCGGTGAGGGCCAGCACCAGGACGCGGGCGCGAAGATGGAGCACCTGGCTCCGCACACGTCCTCGACGATCGTGTCCAAGTCGATCGCCAGGGGCGGCGGCCGCACCTCCTACCGCGGTCTGGTCAAGGTCGCCAAGCGCGCCAACCACTCGGCCTCCACGGTCAAGTGCGACGCGCTGCTGGTCGACACCATCAGCCGCTCCGACACATACCCGTACGTCGACGTCCGCGTCGACGACGTGTCCATGGGCCACGAGGCCACCGTCTCCAAGGTCAGCGACGACCAGCTGTTCTACCTGATGCAGCGCGGCCTGACCGAGGACGAGGCGATGGCGATGATCGTGCGCGGCTTCGTCGAGCCGATCGCGCGCGAGCTGCCGATGGAGTACGCACTGGAACTGAACCGCCTGATCGAGCTGCAGATGGAAGGGGCCGTCGGCTGAGATGACGAGTACCACCACCACCGACGGTGCCCAGCACGGCCTGACCGAGCACTCCCACGGGGGGACTGTGGTTCCGCAGTCCTCCCGCGGGCAGCGCTTCACCTCCTACGACGTCGAGGCCTTCGAGGTCCCTGGCGGCCGCGAGGAGGACTGGCGGTTCACGCCGACCAAGCGTCTGAAGGGCCTGCACGACGGCACGGCCACCGCGACCGGCTCCATCAAGGTCGCGGTCGACTCGGGTGACGCCGCCAAGGTCGAGACCGTGGGTCGCGACGACTCCCGGCTCGGCGACGGCGGCGTGCCCGCCGACCGCATCGCCGCGCAGGCGTGGAGCTCGTTCACCGAGGCCACCGTCGTCACCGTTCCCAAGGACACCCAGCCGGCCGCGCCGATCAGCATCACCGTGGAGGGCCCGGGCGAGGGGCAGACCGCCTTCGGCCACCTCCAGGTGCGCGCCGAGCGGTTCGCCGAGGCCACCGTCGTCATCGACTACCGCGGTTCGGGCGTGCTCGGCGACAACGTCGAGTTCGTCGTCGAGGACTCCGCGCGGCTGTCGGTCGTCTCGATCCACGACTGGGCCGACGACGCCACCCAGGTCAGCTCCGAGCACGCCGGCCTCGGCCGCGACTCGGTGTTCCGGCACCTGGCCGTCACCCTGGGCGGCGACCTGGTCCGGGTCAACACCACCGTCAACTACGGCGACAAGGGCGGCGACGCCGAGCTGCTCGGCCTGTACTTCGCCGACGCCGGCCAGCACCTCGAACACCGCATGCTGGTCGACCACTCGATGCCCAACTGCCGCAGCAACGTGCTCTACAAGGGCGCGCTGCAGGGCGACGGCGCGCATTCGGTGTGGATCGGCGACGTGCTGATCCGGGCCGCGGCCGAGGGCACCGAGACCTTCGAGCTGAACCGGAACCTGGTGCTCACCCAGGGCGCCCGGGCCGACTCGGTGCCGAACCTGGAGATCGAGACCGGCGAGATCGAGGGCGCCGGCCACGCCAGCGCCACCGGCCGGTTCGACGACGAGCAGCTGTTCTACCTGCAGGCCAGGGGCATCCCGCAGGAGCAGGCGCGACGCCTGGTGGTGCGCGGGTTCTTCGGCGAGATCCTGCAGAAGATCACCGTGCCCGAGGTCCGCGAGCGGCTGGAGGCCGCCATCGAGGCCGAACTCGCCGTGGTCGGCGCCTGAGCCCGGCCCACCCACGAAGCTTCCACACACCAGGAGAAACGAAACAAATGGCCACCCTGGAGATCAAGGACCTGCACGGCTCGGTCGTGACCGACGAAGGCGCCAAGCCGATCCTCAAGGGCGTCGACCTGACCGTGAACTCCGGCCAGATCCACGCCATCATGGGCCCCAACGGCTCGGGCAAGTCGACGCTGGCCTACGCCATCGCCGGGCACCCGAAGTACCAGATCGACTCCGGCCAGGTCCTGCTCGACGGCGAGGACGTGCTGGAGATGAGCGTCGACGAGCGCGCCCGCGCGGGCCTGTTCCTCGCGATGCAGTACCCGGTCGAGGTGCCGGGCGTGTCGATGTCGAACTTCCTGCGCACCGCCGCCACCGCCGTGCGCGGTGAGGCGCCGCAGATCCGGCACTGGGTCAAGGAAGTCAAGCAGGCCATGAGCGACCTGGACATCGACCCGGCCTTCGCCGAGCGCAGCGTCAACGAGGGCTTCTCCGGCGGTGAGAAGAAGCGTCACGAGATCCTGCAGCTCGACCTGCTCAAGCCGAAGTTCGCCATCCTCGACGAGACCGACTCCGGTCTGGACGTCGACGCGCTGCGCGTGGTGTCCGAGGGCGTCAACCGCTACACCGCCGAGGGTGACCGGGGCGTCCTGCTGATCACGCACTACACGCGGATCCTCAAGCACATCACGCCCGACTTCGTGCACGTCTTCTCCGACGGCAAGGTCGTGGAGTCCGGTGGGCCGGAGCTGGCCGAAGAGCTGGAGACCACCGGCTACGTGCGCTTCACCGGCAAGAAGGAGGCAGCCGCGCAGTCATGACCGTTCAGCCTCCTCGCACCACTGGTGCGAGCACCACGAACGCACGGGACACCGCCACGCCCCTGGACGTCGCGGCGATCCGCTCGGATTTCCCGATCCTGGGACGCACGGTGCGGGACAACCGTCCGCTCGTCTACCTGGACTCGGGCGCGACCTCGCAGCGTCCCCGCCAGGTGCTCGACGCGGAGCGCTCCTACGTGGAGACCTCCAACGCCGCGGTGCACCGCGGCGCGCACCAGCTCGCCGAGGAGGCCACGGACGCCTACGAGGGCGCGCGCGCCAAGATCGCCCGCTTCATCGGCGCCGGCGTCGACGAGGTGGTGTTCGTCAAGAACGCCACCGAGGGCGTCAACCTGGTCGCCTACGCCATGAGCAACGCCGCCACGTCCGGGGCGGAGGCCGAGCGCTTCCGCCTCGGGCCGGGCGACGAGGTCGTGGTGACCGAGATGGAGCACCACGCCAACCTGGTGCCGTGGCAGGAGCTGTGCCGCCGCACCGGCGCCACGCTGCGCTGGTTCGGCGTCACCCCGGAGGGCAGGCTCGACCTGTCCGACGTCGACGGGGTGATCACCGAGCGGGCCAAGGT is a window of Saccharopolyspora erythraea NRRL 2338 DNA encoding:
- the sufC gene encoding Fe-S cluster assembly ATPase SufC, whose product is MATLEIKDLHGSVVTDEGAKPILKGVDLTVNSGQIHAIMGPNGSGKSTLAYAIAGHPKYQIDSGQVLLDGEDVLEMSVDERARAGLFLAMQYPVEVPGVSMSNFLRTAATAVRGEAPQIRHWVKEVKQAMSDLDIDPAFAERSVNEGFSGGEKKRHEILQLDLLKPKFAILDETDSGLDVDALRVVSEGVNRYTAEGDRGVLLITHYTRILKHITPDFVHVFSDGKVVESGGPELAEELETTGYVRFTGKKEAAAQS
- the sufB gene encoding Fe-S cluster assembly protein SufB, with translation MTAAAEQRTPTTVPNASGQLSQEETLATLGNYEYGWADPDTAGASARRGLNEDVVREISAKKGEPEWMLETRLKALKLFERKPMPNWGADLSGIDFDNIKYFVRSTEKQAQTWEDLPEDIKNTYDKLGIPEAEKQRLVAGVAAQYESEVVYHKIREDLEAQGVQFLDTDTALREHPETFKEYFGSVIPAGDNKFSALNTAVWSGGSFIYVPKGVHVDIPLQAYFRINTENMGQFERTLIVVDEDAYVHYVEGCTAPIYSSDSLHSAVVEIVVKKGARCRYTTIQNWSNNVYNLVTKRAKAEEGATMEWVDGNLGSKVTMKYPSVFLMGEHAKGEVLSVAFAGEGQHQDAGAKMEHLAPHTSSTIVSKSIARGGGRTSYRGLVKVAKRANHSASTVKCDALLVDTISRSDTYPYVDVRVDDVSMGHEATVSKVSDDQLFYLMQRGLTEDEAMAMIVRGFVEPIARELPMEYALELNRLIELQMEGAVG
- the sufD gene encoding Fe-S cluster assembly protein SufD, which codes for MTSTTTTDGAQHGLTEHSHGGTVVPQSSRGQRFTSYDVEAFEVPGGREEDWRFTPTKRLKGLHDGTATATGSIKVAVDSGDAAKVETVGRDDSRLGDGGVPADRIAAQAWSSFTEATVVTVPKDTQPAAPISITVEGPGEGQTAFGHLQVRAERFAEATVVIDYRGSGVLGDNVEFVVEDSARLSVVSIHDWADDATQVSSEHAGLGRDSVFRHLAVTLGGDLVRVNTTVNYGDKGGDAELLGLYFADAGQHLEHRMLVDHSMPNCRSNVLYKGALQGDGAHSVWIGDVLIRAAAEGTETFELNRNLVLTQGARADSVPNLEIETGEIEGAGHASATGRFDDEQLFYLQARGIPQEQARRLVVRGFFGEILQKITVPEVRERLEAAIEAELAVVGA
- a CDS encoding helix-turn-helix transcriptional regulator yields the protein MKNAGTPQRAAAADQGPAAHQVAPGQHADGRTRHAVARLLLERGPITAAAVADELGVSPTAVRRHLDVLLAEGEAYTRDASARGRRGRGRPAKLFLLTEVGRARFGHAYDDLAVAALRFIAETDGEQAVRAFAERRMAALVANHHEALAASGSPAERAEVLANALTREGYAASTRRVGSGEQLCQHHCPVAHVAADFPQLCEAETAAFAEVLGTHVQRLATIANGDAVCTTHVPLARSERGESSARTDPKTAGPVPKDRQETAPIPDGGEPV